The Belonocnema kinseyi isolate 2016_QV_RU_SX_M_011 chromosome 2, B_treatae_v1, whole genome shotgun sequence nucleotide sequence CTTTTTCTAGCCTTGTTGAAGTCGTATAACTAATGATGTTTtgtaaaagaaatgtttttatttatcaatatttgtttattttgtaaacaaattatatttacaaaatgcaCATTCAGCCGATATTAGGCCAAAAGATATCTGTTTTTCTTCTAGTATTCTGGGAATTATATTAACAATGATATTTTCTCAAGAAATTttgacattcaattatttttatttattttataaagaaattatataaatcgATTAACATTTTCGACGTTTTCAGGCAAAAATAAATCGCTTTGTCATGAAATATTGTTGAACTTACATTTCCAATTATGTTACCAGAAAAGGTTTAGATTTAGATTGCTTACAAATTTTATAGATTCTATTTGTTAAACAAaagttcatataaaaaaattacaaactacttctaaaaaattattcaaaatataattttaacaagcCTTGAGAAAAGGGCGATTTGTTCTGCCTATAAGCGCCTAgcatgtaaatttgtttatataataaacaaatagtgTAAATAGCAAAGTTATATCAAGTTATATCTTTGTCAAtataagatataaaataatataagaaaaatatttctttctgcaTATAAATTTCTGCGATGCACATTTTCCAatagaatttattaataaaactaaaGATTTGTAATACATGGCAAATAACAGTTTAGGTATGCCTAGAAATTCCTTTTAGCGTGCATTTATTCATataagttatttataaaatagaaaaatattgataaatggAAACTATAATTCCCACAGGACtagaattaatacaaaattaattctggacttgaaactcctgaaatgtgcatttatttatataattttctaataaaattagcaaaaattgaTGAATAACAAACGTTTCCAAGAAAAGAtctttaataatgtaattttaataacACTAGAGGAAAACCCCATTTCTTTCTGCTTATAAATATCTGCAatgtacatttttacattctcgtcagagaaggtattggatttatgtaaaatttgatcccccagtttttgtcaaatgtccacattttgagaccccctgaatccgaaaaactggtttttacgattatgtctgtctgtatgtattaatgtctgtctgtgaacacgataacatttggaaacattaatctattagattggcctttggtacactcgtttagtgtcctaaactaaaggtcaagttcgttagccaggcattttggacaaaaattgaaaaagtgggcacattttgaatatttttgagaccacttttttcaaaattcaaaaattctttgaattttaggccaaataacgcacgatatgaaaaaaagtcaagaaaagaaaaatgttgctttttgaatgccatacatgattatcataacaactatttgaattttttaaaaaattaaaattttttattttgacggcataaaacattatgaaaaatccaaaaattacatttttcggcgaaactatgcaaaatacggtgaaagatgaaaaaacaaaaattgtgcatttgaaaaagatctcaaaatttgttattaaccactttttgataggatgtatagttttggctctaatcatgaaaaaaattattaacagtaaaaaacaaacaaatctgcccgcttcgtgggcacattctaatcacaacttttggcatttaatttctttttcgcctCGTGTGTGgggtatcaaaaaatttaattaataatttgtcattttttcatgttaatacattctcatcagagaaggtattatatttgtgtaaaatttgaccNNNNNNNNNNNNNNNNNNNNNNNNNNNNNNCCCCCCCCCCCCTAAcagtttctgtcaaaaattcacgttttgagaccccttaaatccgaaaaacaggtttttacgaatgtgtctgtctttatgtctgtctgtctgtctatgagcacgataacttttgaacaaaataatgtattagattggcctttgatacactcttttagtgtcctaagctaaatgccaagttcgttggtcagccattttggatacaaattttaaaagtgagcgtattttgaatctttttgagaccacattttttcatgatgcAAAAATTCTGTGTAGCCTTGTTCATAttgcttgaaaagtaaaatgttaatttacgaaagccttacaagattatcataacaactttttgaattttttcgaaaaattgataattcaaattaacatttttttgccgaaagtagagatcaaaaatttttattaatagttttttttatatgattagtagtttctattttaatcgggaataacaatattaaaaataaaaaaaattacatgtttggtaaaatgacacaagatataagagaaaggttaATTAGAccagaaaaatctaaatttttttttgaattaattttttgataaaacgcgtggttttcgttttaatcgtaaaaaataagattctaaataattaaattgactttttagagaaacggcacaagacaaattaaaatattcataagggcgtATGATCaaaaacgtagctacaaaattcccttcacctattttttccatacgacaggccgtttttttaacttttagcaaatcaaaatttaccagtttttttaatctccaaaaaggcttttttctaatttacattttcaaattcaaaacatgaaaaataaacaaaaattatgattcaaagtattaaaagcgcactttctgaatcaattaatttgatacgcaaccattctttaaaaaatgaaaaacgtaGAAGCagaatagttttaagataatatcttataaaatgaatataatatttttttaaatactgaaatgtaccattttcaattactttaaaaatatatataatataacatttccaaaacaaacttatttaaactaaccactttcaaaataaatcagttctacattttgtacaatcataattcaataaattcagaaatgagtttgaaattaattagggaaaaattgaaaaaactttaaaagaatttgatcaaatgcctccaaatttagggtgagttttaaagacttcaagatgaatgaaataaaaactttatcgaatgaatagaattgagtaaatttagaagaatgtaataaaatttaggataaactaataataatttagggtaacttcaaaatgaattgcaaaaaatattttcaaatttgtttaaacaggaCAATGAAATTTTCTCTCTTTTAATACCAACGCAAGttgcgaattataataatatacatttatgggaatgatataaaatttcagggaaaaactctatgcgaagcacgagatacgtgatgagaatgtgttcgttaaagcctaaggagctttaacaaaagagaatgcacaatcattaaattactgttgacgatacttttacctttaattttaaaaagtctgtgcagaaaagtcgagcgcgtagcgcaaggtaaatacattatcgagcgcgaagcgcgagataaatatactgtcgagcgcgaagtgcgagaaccaacaagCGCGCGCCccgggcgcgctcaaacttgcgagcgcagtGAGCCGCGCacatagcgcgcgatgagaatgtacccgcgaagcgggcagatttttttatataatttcttcataaatttgattaataGCAACGTGCTATGACACAAGTTGCACTTACATGGTTATACCATGACATTCTTCATTTATAAggcttctaatttaaatttatcatttcttaattcaaaaggttttgaagttaaaaatctgAAGAGGAGAGTGATAAAATACTTATCCGCATTAGAAAAATTCtaacagaatatttaataaatttactaatattgacttattttaaaatgatacaaaaaagtaaaaaatgacaaGCTTGtcatcttgaaatttaaatatggaCTATTAACTATCATCATAATTGAAAGATACACAATTCTAAAAACTTACGgggtctttaaaataataattcagtacATGATAATTGATCTCAAAAgttataaatatcattttcatgCAAATCAAAAACGATTCAATTACCTACAAATAAAgtattctataaatttaaaattttcaataactcaGTAGAAGGTTTCGCATGGAGTGACTAAAGTGCAACTAAATTCTACTATGCTTATTTCTGATCTTATTCAGACTTATTATGATCGTAAATAGCAACACCATTTTCTTAAATCACTGATCTAATCAATTTCTCACAAATTCCCCATAAAATTTTCTTCCCTCGTCCTTGAACCCTTTATCCACTAATAATTATCCTAAAGGAAGTTCAATACTTCCTACGAATAATTCTCATCGGCGTTCTTCTGTAAGCTCACCATCGTTCTCCAGTTCGGTCACCCTCTTTCATTATTAATTCGCGACATGTTCGCGCCGAGGCCTCAATAATCGAAGACCATACTGAACGAAAAGAAAATTCTCCAGTAGTAGGGGCAGTTAATGCAACTTGGCGAGGGTAATTTAATTCAACGATAGGCCTCGTATAAATAGGCATTGGCCCAACCTATTGGCATCAGTCGCTAACCCGCCTCAGTCCTTGACATTGTCTTCAAGCAATTGATCGAAAAATTTCAGGGTCTTATCCTTAAACTTTCAGAACCATGAAGCTTTTTGTGTTGTGTTCCATCCTGGCTCTGGCTGCAGCCCAGCCTGCCAAAAACGAATTCTGGAAGGGCACCAGCATGGATTCTTTGGTGGACCAGACCAAAGCTGAATGTGCGCAGAAAAATGACGAAATCGCCTGCATGAAGTTTAAAGTCCTAAATCTTCTGGATCAAATCTTCCGCAAGGATAATTTCAAGGTTTGTTTTATTTATCCTGTATTAGAATTTAAACTCAcgaattaaatttatagaaagaaGGTCCATTACAATCAGTTTTATCATTTAACGTAGTATACAATATGTATTTACATGACTTTTTagtatttcattaattatttgctataaaaaaacgtaaaaacttaattatttatttcatgttCACTATCCTAAGATCTCGAGTCAATCTGtctaattaaattgaatttacatAATACATTAAAGATTGCATCTCTAACATTCAAAATCTCTCAACAGATTTCGGAAACTGTGGAAGTCACCCGCAACTCGTACCCAGTTGACGAGGTTTCTGCACGGGGTGAAGCTTCCTTCATGAACACGCTGAGATCCTACTTAGCTTCCCACGACGTGACCTTCAAACTTCCTTTAGAATCATCAGTGAAAGTTAGTGCAAGAAATATTGATGATGACAAGCTGAGCTTCGACTTGAAGTTTGGAGAAGGTCGGGCAGTTGAAGAAGCACGTAAATCCAAGTTGAAGAAAGTCATCATCCCAATTCTTGTGTTTGTCCtgcttaaggccatgactttgaTCCCCTTGGCAATTGGAGTACTTGGATTGAAAGCTTGGAACGCACTTCAGTTATCGTTTTTTAGTTTCGTCGTTTCGGTGGGATTGGCTATTTTCCAGCTTTGCAAAAAAATTGCTGCCGACAGCCATTCCGCTCCTCTTGCTGCTCATGGACCCTGGGAATATCAGTCTGCTCAATACAGGTCGTTCCAGGATAATGCTGCACCAATAAATTCACAGTTTGATCAGGACCTTGCGTACTCGGGCTACGCACAAAAATGAGACTGTACTAGATCATTTGACTTTTGTAAAATAGCTTCTTTTCTGTGTATATGctgtatttaataaattatttttgaaactgaatataATTGTTATTTCTAGCGCTAAACAcgaagttttttcttatttatgtcCTAATATTTGAcagctttaaaaatattgtatccaGGTGCGATACACTATTGAAAAAGAAGCAGTAATGAATGGACAATAGACGATATAGACTCATTAGAATACTGAACCTGAATACTTGAAGAATTGTTACCAAAAGTTAGATTTTATTACTGATaatgtgaatgtaaaaaaatatttttaaaaaatatattctatgtATTATGTTGTTATTCTTACTTGAAAGTGAAAAAGACAGAAAAGTTGAAATCTATAAGTGTatactcagagaaaaagttgacTTGAAACACAAGCAGCATCCCCTTGCCTGTTTTAATTTGAACCacgtgaaaatattttcaacacaaacataattatttggcTGTTAGACTAAGTGAAGTTTGTTGCAAATGTTACGtttaattcaggaatatttattttgaaatgaataaacAGCCTCTTAACATTCAGTTATTTGTGTCTATTTGTATCAAAAAGTGTAATTAGGGCAAACATTGACATTTATCTGagtgtataaaaatttattataaacaaagggacaaaaattgaaatatactaaaaccaagtttttaaagaaagattcaaATTAAGAGGTAAGAGTAATgaacaaatattataattgtatttaGCTTCCTCACATACCTGATTGAAAATCTGTTTCATAATGTGTTTTTTCCAAGTCTttagaacttttaataaatagTACTGGAAACTGGTGCGCAGCCTTGattctttatttctaaatgtGATTGTACTGttcaaattccattattttaatttttccatgcataaaatgttaatgtttctgaagaaagtttttaaagaaacatcAAAATTCGCAGGCACAGAAAATCGAACTGTAACCTCCAAGCTCTAAATCACTCATCTGCTAGATAGGCTAAAGTGAGTGTATAGCAAAATTACAATACTGATATTGTAAAGTGAAATTGCCATACTAGCATTATAAGTGGCGCGTATTCTTTTAAGTTGCAATACACGTATTGCAATTTCACCGACCAATACGCTATTGTAAGTGTGCCTTACAATCGTATAGTTCGCGTTTTAAATACAGATTTGAGGATGCACTACTTTACCTCGTATGTTCCTCTGAGCTCTAGTTTAGgctattttcatttattttagtgtaaggtttaatttttttctcattaaatgaaaatatcaaacaattcatacgttatattatttctttgataatGATAATAAGCTTAAAGGAAAAATAACAGTTTATATACCATAGAACCATATTGAAAGCTACCACGAACATCTACAAGAGAACTTAGAAAGgactttcttttaatttcaattagcAATTTATAATGCTTGCATTATTTCAATCTTgacttattttttggtaattatttattttacgcaaattatttttgttctttctaCCGTTTGCTCTATTTAATCCATCTGTAGAAAGAATTCTTTTAGTCACACTAAACCACAAAACAATGGTCatttaatttacaatgaaaaagtcTTCGTTTGAATGGCAAGTGGTCAATGAACATATCTTTCTCAAAGCGCATACTTTCACCGAACCTAGCAAGGTGCTGAATGTAAAAACAAGAAGGTCGAAAGTAACTTCCTTTATTCGGACAGCACTACTGTTGTCGTTTATCCAATTGCGGTCTCTTTTCTCGGAGTCTTGATTGTATTATGTTTACACTAAGAAAAAATACTGCATTTTCAGCAAATATCATCCAATACAGTGATGCTATAAATTCGCTAGTTTCGCTATTTTTTTAACGAgctttattgattcaaaagaattctcaTGTGAAAAAATGAGTTAATATTAATCATACACAAAATACGTGAtagatttttcaggaacttcagACCCCCACCCACATGTTTGATGTTATTTCTATTGTTCTAAACATGTACCAACTCACTTCCtgaatgtatcacgtattttgtgaataatttgagTTACCATGAAGTGAAAAGCAGTTTGATTATGAATTTCATTAAGGAATTAGTTATGaaacgaaaattttattaaaataagtgtATTATTTCTTATTCTTTATTCAGAAAGTAGGATTACAAGAAGCTTAAAATAGTTAATCAAGGATGTATCGccggtgcttatgaaaaaaacctgcaaataaagctatgaagaaaaacctttttcaaagacgccgtgaaaaataaattgtttattaggtcgctgtaa carries:
- the LOC117167929 gene encoding uncharacterized protein LOC117167929, whose product is MKLFVLCSILALAAAQPAKNEFWKGTSMDSLVDQTKAECAQKNDEIACMKFKVLNLLDQIFRKDNFKISETVEVTRNSYPVDEVSARGEASFMNTLRSYLASHDVTFKLPLESSVKVSARNIDDDKLSFDLKFGEGRAVEEARKSKLKKVIIPILVFVLLKAMTLIPLAIGVLGLKAWNALQLSFFSFVVSVGLAIFQLCKKIAADSHSAPLAAHGPWEYQSAQYRSFQDNAAPINSQFDQDLAYSGYAQK